The sequence below is a genomic window from Mycobacterium sp. ITM-2016-00316.
GTCGACAAGGTCTTCGTCATCTTCCAGCGGCTGCACGGCCGCGATGCCTACACCGGTACCGGGATCGGCCTGGCGTTGTGCAAGAAGATCGTCGAGCACCACGGCGGGACGATCTGGATCGACACCTCCTACACCGACGGGACGCGGTTCACGTTCACGCTGCCCATCACCCCGACCACCGCGCCCGATCTGGCGCCGCAACCTCAGCTGGAAGGAACCCCGTGAGCTATCCCGAGACCCGAGCCATCGACATCCTGCTCGTCGAGGACGATCCCGGTGATGAATTGATCACCCGGGAAGCGTTCGAGCACAACAAGATCAAGAACAATCTGCATGTCGCCCACGACGGCGAAGAGGGGCTCGACTTTCTGTACCGGCGGGGCAAGTTCGCCGACGCGCCACGGCCCGACCTGATCCTGCTGGACCTGAACCTGCCCAAGTACGACGGCAGGCAACTGCTGGAGCAGATCAAATCCGACGACAACCTGAGCCTCATCCCCATCGTGGTGCTCACCACGTCGTCGGCCGAAGAGGACATCCTGCGCAGTTACAAGCTGCACGCGAACGCCTATGTGACCAAGCCGGTGGACCTCGATCAGTTCATGAGCGCGGTGCGCCAGATCGACGAGTTCTTCGTTCAGGTGGTGCGGCTGCCGCAGTTCTGAGCAATGTGGTCCCACTGCAGGCGCACCTCGGTGCCCGCCGCAGTGGCATCGATATCGGCGCGGTCGGCGAGCGCGTGCATCAACGGGATGCCGCGCCCCCGGGCCACGTCATTGATGTCGTTGTCGTTGGCGCGCCAGTGCCCCTCGTCGGTCACCGTCACGGTCAGCACGGCGGCGGCGTCGTCATAGTCGGCATGCACATGCATCGGACCGGGTTGCGGGGCACCGACATACGCGAACTCGGCCGCGTTGGCCAGCGCCTCGTACACCGCCAGCAGCACATCGCTGGACTTCTCGGGATCCAAGAGGAAATTCTGGCGCAGCCATGCGGCCAGCTCTTGTCGGATCTGCGCCGCGAGTTCGGGGCCGGCGATCACGCCGATCTTCGCGAAGGTTGCGGAATCGCCTTGCTCTGTCATCTCGACCGGTGGCTACCCGTTTGCCGCTTTTTCTAACTCTGCAGAGCGGCGAGGGCCTCATCGAGTGTCGCGTGGAGTTCGACGACATCGGCGATGCCCACCAATTTGAGCGGCCTGCTGGTGGCCGGACCGTCCGCGACAACAACGAGTTTCACGGCGGGCGCGAGGTCGCCGTGCGTGGAGACCAGCACCCCCATGCCGGCCGACGCCAGGAACTCGACCGCGGTGAAATCCACCACCACCGCCGCCGGTCCCGCCTCGGCCGCAGACCTGATCGCAGCTTCCAGCTTGGGCGCGGTGATCATGTCCACTGTCCCGACCACCGACACCACACTGATATCGCCGACACGGCTCTGCTGGATATCGCCGCTGGCCGCAGCTGGCTGGCTACTCATCGTTCCTCCGTCTTCGCGCACCCGGAATTAGCTGCGCGTCGAGGACGCACCGACCAGATCCTGGCCCCGGGCTACCCCATCGTAGCCACGTCGCCTCGCGTGACTGATCTCCGACGCAACTACCGCGACCAGGATGGACACCGCTGCCGCGGCCAGCAACACGGGCGGTCCGTACGGCAGTGCTGCGGCGCCGATCAGCGGGGCGATCGAGATGCCGACGTACATCGCCGTCGAATACCACGCCAGTGCGGTGGTGGCGTAGCGCGAGTCGATGAGCGCGAGCCGGTACTGGACGGCCACCGAGGCGGCGAACCCGGCGATCCCGGACAGCGTGAACACCAGGGCGGTCGCCACCATCGATCCGTGCGCCGCGATGAGCGCGACGAAGGCGACGGCCTGCGCCGCCAGCACGATCTGCAGGGTGCGACGGCTGCCGATGCGGTCGGCCAGGCGTCCACCCACGATGTTGCCGATGACGCCGGCCACCCCGTAGGCGAGCAACAGGATCGCCAGCCGTTTGTGGTCGCCGCCGGTGGCCTCGTGGGTGATCACCGCGCTGAAGATGTAGACCATGTTGAACGCCAGCGTCATCAGCAACGACGCGACGATCGCGAACACGATGCGCGGGTCGCGCAGGACGACGGCGCGCGACCGCAGGTCCACCGCCGGGCTGCGCGGGACATCGCGCACCACCAGCAGCAGGGCCGGGACGAGCAGGGCGGCTAGGCCGGCAAGCACCGACAGCGGGAGCCGCCAACCGCCGATATCGGCCAGCGCGGTGCCGATCGGCGAGCCGATCGCCATCGCCAGGGTGAAACCCATACCGACCAGCGCGATGGCCCGGCCGCGCTGGGACAGCGCCACCATCACCGGTGCGGCGCCGATCGCCGAGGGCACCAGCGCCGCGCCACCGAGGGCCGCGATGACCCGTCCCACGGTGAACACGGTGAAGGTGTCCGCGGCCGCGGCCAGGAAGGTGCCGGCGGCGATCAGGGCCAGCCCGGCGGCCATCACGCGTTCCGGACGGACCCGGCCGCAGGTGACCGACACCAGCGGCGACGCGACGGCGACGACGATGGCATAGACCGAGATGGAGTAGCCGATGGTGCCGGGGCCGACGCCCAATGTGTGCGCGATCTGGGGCAGCACGCCGGCGATGACGAAGGCGTTGGTGGCGACGACGAACAGGCCGAGGGCGAGCAGACCGAGGCGCACTGCACTTGCTCTGGCCAGCCTCACCTGCACCTCACCCTCTCGAAGAATTGGTA
It includes:
- a CDS encoding response regulator gives rise to the protein MSYPETRAIDILLVEDDPGDELITREAFEHNKIKNNLHVAHDGEEGLDFLYRRGKFADAPRPDLILLDLNLPKYDGRQLLEQIKSDDNLSLIPIVVLTTSSAEEDILRSYKLHANAYVTKPVDLDQFMSAVRQIDEFFVQVVRLPQF
- a CDS encoding STAS domain-containing protein; translation: MSSQPAAASGDIQQSRVGDISVVSVVGTVDMITAPKLEAAIRSAAEAGPAAVVVDFTAVEFLASAGMGVLVSTHGDLAPAVKLVVVADGPATSRPLKLVGIADVVELHATLDEALAALQS
- a CDS encoding MFS transporter, with the protein product MRLARASAVRLGLLALGLFVVATNAFVIAGVLPQIAHTLGVGPGTIGYSISVYAIVVAVASPLVSVTCGRVRPERVMAAGLALIAAGTFLAAAADTFTVFTVGRVIAALGGAALVPSAIGAAPVMVALSQRGRAIALVGMGFTLAMAIGSPIGTALADIGGWRLPLSVLAGLAALLVPALLLVVRDVPRSPAVDLRSRAVVLRDPRIVFAIVASLLMTLAFNMVYIFSAVITHEATGGDHKRLAILLLAYGVAGVIGNIVGGRLADRIGSRRTLQIVLAAQAVAFVALIAAHGSMVATALVFTLSGIAGFAASVAVQYRLALIDSRYATTALAWYSTAMYVGISIAPLIGAAALPYGPPVLLAAAAVSILVAVVASEISHARRRGYDGVARGQDLVGASSTRS
- a CDS encoding ATP-binding protein; translation: MTEQGDSATFAKIGVIAGPELAAQIRQELAAWLRQNFLLDPEKSSDVLLAVYEALANAAEFAYVGAPQPGPMHVHADYDDAAAVLTVTVTDEGHWRANDNDINDVARGRGIPLMHALADRADIDATAAGTEVRLQWDHIAQNCGSRTT